The Roseimicrobium gellanilyticum genome contains a region encoding:
- a CDS encoding C-type lectin domain-containing protein, whose translation MIPWIAAVGIFSMMASLHAADPKKAAGIPEDAVYFNGKWYKAYVDGSGWKASQGKCQRLGGQLAIIPNQETQAFLKKLANGRKLMIGASKERSEVWKWIDGSAMTFQAWDRGQPNDVKGNENYVALGPKGGWVDVADSTDWTQGYICEWKAK comes from the coding sequence ATGATCCCCTGGATCGCGGCCGTCGGCATATTTTCGATGATGGCTTCTCTGCACGCTGCCGACCCCAAGAAGGCGGCGGGCATTCCCGAGGACGCCGTGTACTTCAACGGCAAGTGGTACAAGGCCTACGTCGACGGCTCCGGATGGAAAGCCAGCCAGGGAAAATGCCAGCGTCTCGGCGGGCAATTGGCCATCATTCCCAATCAGGAAACCCAGGCGTTCCTGAAAAAACTGGCCAATGGCCGGAAACTCATGATCGGCGCCAGCAAAGAACGCTCGGAAGTGTGGAAATGGATCGATGGCTCCGCCATGACTTTCCAGGCTTGGGACCGCGGCCAGCCAAACGATGTGAAAGGCAATGAGAACTATGTTGCCCTGGGCCCCAAAGGCGGCTGGGTCGATGTGGCAGACAGCACCGACTGGACGCAGGGGTACATCTGCGAGTGGAAGGCGAAGTGA